The Cognaticolwellia beringensis genome segment AACAAGACTAAATGATGGGCAAATTGGAAGTTACGTCCTTCACTACCAATTTCAGAACACAATAGCACTTGAGCGCTATCTTCATCTTGAGCAAAGTAGGCGGCGGCACGGTCACGTTCAAAAATGCTTAAGCCTTCATGGAATACTGCAGCACGCATACCTTCTTTAACTCGCAACGCAGTTTCTAAGTCGATAGCTGTTTGCGCATTTGCACAAATAACTAAGACTTTTTCTTTCTTCAATGATTGTAAAAGCTCAATTAAATAATCGACACGTGGGTCAATATCATACCAATCTTCATGGCTGTCTAAGCTGAACAATGTTTCTGGTGTAAAAATAAGTTTTGCTTGTGCTTGTGATTTTAAATCTTCAGCAGTGCCTGACAATAATAGTTCATTGATAGCGTCTTGATAAGCTTCTGGCATTGCCATTGGCGCTGCATGTAATTCACGACCTGGAAAACCTTTTATGGTGTTACGGCTGTTACGAAACAATATACGACCTGTGCCATGACGGTCTAAAAGTTGATCCAGAATATGCTGGCGAGCATTTTTTTGCTCTGACTTTTCAGGATGATTTATTGCCGCAATATGTGCGCTGACATCGGCTTCGTGTAACAACGTGGTTAAGGTGGTTATTTGTTCGCTAGCAAGTGGTTCATCAGTGATCAGCGTATTGGCTGCATCCGCAACTTCAGTATAATGTTGTTCTTCTTCTGTAAACTTTTGATAGTCGAAGAAGCGATCAGGATCAAGTAAGCGTAAGCGCGCAAAGTGACCTTCATGACCTAATTGATCAGGTGTTGCGGTTAACAATAAAACCCCAGGTATGGTTTGCGCTAATTGCTCAATACATTGATATTCAATGCTGGCATTATCTTGCTGCCAACTTAAATGGTGCGCCTCGTCGACAACCATCAGGTCCCATTCTTCATCAATCATCGCTTCATACCAGCGAGGATTTTTGGTAATAAAGCCAAGATTAACTAGCACCAGTTGTTCTTGGCTAAATGGATTTTCATCATCGCCGTTATCTGAGGTCTCTTCACAGCGACTTTCATCAAAAATACTAAACGGCAGATTAAAACGACGTAACATTTCAACCAACCATTGGTGCATTAATGACTCTGGTACAATAATTAGCACACGTTTAGCACGGCCTGTTACTAATTGTTGATGAATAATTAAGCCAGCTTCAATGGTTTTACCTAAACCCACTTCATCAGCTAACAAAACCCGAGGTGCAAAGCGACTACCCACTTCTTCAGCAATATATAATTGGTGTGGGATCAAGCTAACACGGCCGCCGCTTAGGCCTGTTAAATCTGATTGTTGTTGGCTAAATTGATGATGTAAACAGTCTTTTCTTAAACGAAACCAATCAAGGCGATCAATTTGTCCGTTAAGGAGGCGATCGTGAGGTTTATTAAATTTAATGAAATGATCAATCATCATTTCTTTTAATGAACAAGCTTCGCCCGTGTCTTGTCTAACACCAAAGTAAGTTAATAAATTATTATTTTCTTCGAATGATTCAACGGTAAGCGACCAACCTTCATGGCTTGGAATATTATCGCCAGCATTAAAAATAACTCGGGTTAAAGGTGCATTAT includes the following:
- the rapA gene encoding RNA polymerase-associated protein RapA — encoded protein: MSFYPGQRWISDSESDQGLGTVTAVEGRFVTIVFTATGDARQYAIDNAPLTRVIFNAGDNIPSHEGWSLTVESFEENNNLLTYFGVRQDTGEACSLKEMMIDHFIKFNKPHDRLLNGQIDRLDWFRLRKDCLHHQFSQQQSDLTGLSGGRVSLIPHQLYIAEEVGSRFAPRVLLADEVGLGKTIEAGLIIHQQLVTGRAKRVLIIVPESLMHQWLVEMLRRFNLPFSIFDESRCEETSDNGDDENPFSQEQLVLVNLGFITKNPRWYEAMIDEEWDLMVVDEAHHLSWQQDNASIEYQCIEQLAQTIPGVLLLTATPDQLGHEGHFARLRLLDPDRFFDYQKFTEEEQHYTEVADAANTLITDEPLASEQITTLTTLLHEADVSAHIAAINHPEKSEQKNARQHILDQLLDRHGTGRILFRNSRNTIKGFPGRELHAAPMAMPEAYQDAINELLLSGTAEDLKSQAQAKLIFTPETLFSLDSHEDWYDIDPRVDYLIELLQSLKKEKVLVICANAQTAIDLETALRVKEGMRAAVFHEGLSIFERDRAAAYFAQDEDSAQVLLCSEIGSEGRNFQFAHHLVLFDLPRNPDLLEQRIGRLDRIGQTETIRIHVPYFEDSAQSLLFKWYKKALNAFEHTCITGHAVFNAFGEKLFDLALSASWDSNEAETLIKQSHEKHLTIKQDLESGRDKLLELHSSGQGKAHALVEKIEKLDQQIHLPQFMFQLLDVFGIQQDDKADNAIALQPSEHMLCTNFPCLPEDGTTITFNRHTALAVENYQLITWDHPMVRGAMDLVLSDEIGNSSIGLLKNPALPAGTFFLECIFTLEAIAPSNLQLGRYLPTTPIRILVDKNGNNLADKVSETVLDQQLSPVKKQVALQLVKALRSQVAPLVAKAEAHADAQISSIQAKALAGMQVAMDEEHQRLTALKAINPSVRQQEIDFILMQKNALAEYIEKAQIQFEAVRLIVVSN